A genomic region of Populus nigra chromosome 11, ddPopNigr1.1, whole genome shotgun sequence contains the following coding sequences:
- the LOC133667887 gene encoding protein STRUBBELIG-RECEPTOR FAMILY 3-like isoform X2: protein MFASIRSIDLSNNHIGGSIPSNLPVTMQTFFLADNNFTGSIPDSLSSLTLLKDMSLNDNFLSGEIPDAFQSLPGLINLDLSNNNLSGQLPSSFVDLASLTTLRLQDNQLSGTLDVLQDLPLRDLNIENNLFSGPIPDKLLAIPNFRKDGNPFNSSTSPVPAPMSPPPSTPPPPSAPPPPSTPTPPFWIPPSPPSRKTPGKQADGPSSAEETNSGGKQFLTTKRLVWISIAGVLLFVILALALGLLIPKCSRTRKEASRIFKRHQVGAYKGNRENPRDNGSSAQPTNQIEKVPKETLQQPKEDHPKPQNVHKRNEPKMDLALKRDDYLIDVSRLDSDFTLPPPPPPPPPPPPPPPPPPVENVIVKPNVPAEASSGKPSRKTRTFLTSAKSFTIASLQQYTKSFSQENLIGEGMLGSVYRAQLPDGKLLAVKKLDKRTAEQQKENEFIELVNNIDRIRHANVVELMGYCAEHGQRLLIYEYCSSGSLQDALHSDDEFKRKLSWNARIRMALGAARALEYLHEVCQPPVIHRNFKSANVLLDDDLDVRVSDCGLASLISSGAVSQLSGQLLTAYGYGAPEFESGIYTVQSDVYSFGVVMLELLTGRKSLDRTRNRGEQFLVRWAIPQLHDIDTLSKMVDPSLNGEYSAKSLSHFADIISRCVQSEPEFRPPMSEVVQDLTDMIRRDRPSKESISD, encoded by the exons ATGTTTGCTTCTATCAGATCAAT AGATCTAAGCAACAACCATATAGGGGGGAGTATTCCGTCCAATCTGCCTGTTACCATGCAAACCTT TTTTCTTGCAGACAATAACTTCACCGGAAGCATCCCAGATTCTCTATCATCTTTAACTCTATTGAAAGACAT GTCtcttaatgataattttttaagtggAGAGATACCGGATGCCTTTCAATCTCTTCCAGGGTTGATCAACTT AGACTTGTCCAACAACAATTTGAGTGGACAGTTGCCTTCTTCTTTCGTAGATTTGGCTAGTCTTACAACCCT ACGCTTGCAGGACAATCAGCTGTCTGGGACCCTGGATGTTCTACAAGATCTTCCCCTGAGAGATTT GAATATAGAGAATAACCTGTTCTCAGGACCCATACCTGACAAGCTCCTGGCCATCCCAAATTTCAG AAAAGATGGCAATCCATTCAATTCATCCACTTCTCCAGTACCTGCACCCATGTCCCCACCACCATcgacaccaccaccaccatcagcaccaccaccaccttcaaCACCAACACCACCATTTTGGATCCCACCATCTCCTCCTTCTCGAAAAACACCTGGGAAGCAGGCTGATGGGCCGTCTTCAGCAGAGGAAACGAATTCTGGAGGAAAACAATTTTTAACTACTAAAAGATTAGTTTGGATATCCATTGCAGGGGTATTGTTGTTTGTAATACTGGCATTAGCACTTGGGCTTCTTATTCCAAAATGTAGCAGAACAAGGAAGGAGGCCAGTAGAATTTTCAAGCGGCATCAAGTTGGTGCTTATAAAGGCAACAGAGAGAACCCAAGGGACAATGGATCCTCAGCCCAACCAactaatcaaattgaaaaag TTCCGAAGGAGACTTTACAGCAGCCAAAAGAGGACCATCCAAAGCCGCAAAATGTGCACAAGAGAAATGAACCTAAAATGGACCTTGCACTAAAGAGGGATGATTATTTAATAGACGTGAGCAGACTAGATTCAGATTTCACGCTGCCTCCGCCGCcgcctccacctccaccaccaccaccacctcctcctccacccCCTGTTGAGAATGTCATTGTTAAGCCAAATGTTCCAGCTGAAGCAAGCTCAGGGAAGCCTTCTCGTAAAACTCGGACCTTCCTCACTTCTGCTAAGTCTTTCACCATTGCATCGCTTCAACAATACACAAAAAGCTTTTCTCAAGAAAATCTCATAGGAGAAGGCATGCTGGGAAGTGTTTATAGGGCACAGCTTCCTGATGGAAAG CTTCTTGCTGTCAAGAAACTTGATAAGAGGACTGCAGAGCAGCAGAAGGAGAATGAGTTTATTGAATTGGTTAACAATATTGATCGGATCCGACATGCTAATGTCGTTGAGCTCATGGGTTACTGTGCAGAGCATGGCCAAAGGCTTCTGATCTATGAGTATTGCAGCAGTGGCTCTTTACAAGATGCACTACACTCAGATGATGAATTTAAAAGGAAACTTTCCTGGAATGCCCGCATTAGGATGGCACTTGGAGCTGCTAGGGCCTTAGA GTATTTGCACGAGGTCTGTCAGCCACCTGTCATACACAGAAATTTTAAGTCTGCCAATGTTCTTCTTGATGATGATCTTGATGTGCGTGTTTCGGATTGTGGTTTGGCTTCGTTAATATCATCAGGGGCTGTCAGTCAG TTGTCAGGCCAGCTGCTAACAGCCTATGGTTACGGGGCTCCAGAATTTGAATCAGGAATTTATACTGTCCAGAGTGATGTTTACAGCTTTGGTGTGGTCATGCTAGAACTTTTAACAGGCCGGAAGTCCCTTGACAG GACACGGAATCGAGGTGAGCAATTTCTGGTGAGATGGGCAATCCCCCAGCTCCATGACATCGACACATTGTCAAAAATGGTTGATCCCTCTCTTAATGGAGAATACTCTGCCAAATCTTTATCACACTTTGCCGATATCATTTCCCGCTGTGTTCAG TCTGAACCAGAATTCAGGCCACCAATGTCTGAGGTTGTCCAGGATCTAACAGACATGATAAGGAGAGACCGCCCCAGCAAAGAATCAATCAGTGACTGA
- the LOC133667887 gene encoding protein STRUBBELIG-RECEPTOR FAMILY 3-like isoform X3, whose amino-acid sequence MSLNDNFLSGEIPDAFQSLPGLINLDLSNNNLSGQLPSSFVDLASLTTLRLQDNQLSGTLDVLQDLPLRDLNIENNLFSGPIPDKLLAIPNFRKDGNPFNSSTSPVPAPMSPPPSTPPPPSAPPPPSTPTPPFWIPPSPPSRKTPGKQADGPSSAEETNSGGKQFLTTKRLVWISIAGVLLFVILALALGLLIPKCSRTRKEASRIFKRHQVGAYKGNRENPRDNGSSAQPTNQIEKVPKETLQQPKEDHPKPQNVHKRNEPKMDLALKRDDYLIDVSRLDSDFTLPPPPPPPPPPPPPPPPPPVENVIVKPNVPAEASSGKPSRKTRTFLTSAKSFTIASLQQYTKSFSQENLIGEGMLGSVYRAQLPDGKLLAVKKLDKRTAEQQKENEFIELVNNIDRIRHANVVELMGYCAEHGQRLLIYEYCSSGSLQDALHSDDEFKRKLSWNARIRMALGAARALEYLHEVCQPPVIHRNFKSANVLLDDDLDVRVSDCGLASLISSGAVSQLSGQLLTAYGYGAPEFESGIYTVQSDVYSFGVVMLELLTGRKSLDRTRNRGEQFLVRWAIPQLHDIDTLSKMVDPSLNGEYSAKSLSHFADIISRCVQSEPEFRPPMSEVVQDLTDMIRRDRPSKESISD is encoded by the exons AT GTCtcttaatgataattttttaagtggAGAGATACCGGATGCCTTTCAATCTCTTCCAGGGTTGATCAACTT AGACTTGTCCAACAACAATTTGAGTGGACAGTTGCCTTCTTCTTTCGTAGATTTGGCTAGTCTTACAACCCT ACGCTTGCAGGACAATCAGCTGTCTGGGACCCTGGATGTTCTACAAGATCTTCCCCTGAGAGATTT GAATATAGAGAATAACCTGTTCTCAGGACCCATACCTGACAAGCTCCTGGCCATCCCAAATTTCAG AAAAGATGGCAATCCATTCAATTCATCCACTTCTCCAGTACCTGCACCCATGTCCCCACCACCATcgacaccaccaccaccatcagcaccaccaccaccttcaaCACCAACACCACCATTTTGGATCCCACCATCTCCTCCTTCTCGAAAAACACCTGGGAAGCAGGCTGATGGGCCGTCTTCAGCAGAGGAAACGAATTCTGGAGGAAAACAATTTTTAACTACTAAAAGATTAGTTTGGATATCCATTGCAGGGGTATTGTTGTTTGTAATACTGGCATTAGCACTTGGGCTTCTTATTCCAAAATGTAGCAGAACAAGGAAGGAGGCCAGTAGAATTTTCAAGCGGCATCAAGTTGGTGCTTATAAAGGCAACAGAGAGAACCCAAGGGACAATGGATCCTCAGCCCAACCAactaatcaaattgaaaaag TTCCGAAGGAGACTTTACAGCAGCCAAAAGAGGACCATCCAAAGCCGCAAAATGTGCACAAGAGAAATGAACCTAAAATGGACCTTGCACTAAAGAGGGATGATTATTTAATAGACGTGAGCAGACTAGATTCAGATTTCACGCTGCCTCCGCCGCcgcctccacctccaccaccaccaccacctcctcctccacccCCTGTTGAGAATGTCATTGTTAAGCCAAATGTTCCAGCTGAAGCAAGCTCAGGGAAGCCTTCTCGTAAAACTCGGACCTTCCTCACTTCTGCTAAGTCTTTCACCATTGCATCGCTTCAACAATACACAAAAAGCTTTTCTCAAGAAAATCTCATAGGAGAAGGCATGCTGGGAAGTGTTTATAGGGCACAGCTTCCTGATGGAAAG CTTCTTGCTGTCAAGAAACTTGATAAGAGGACTGCAGAGCAGCAGAAGGAGAATGAGTTTATTGAATTGGTTAACAATATTGATCGGATCCGACATGCTAATGTCGTTGAGCTCATGGGTTACTGTGCAGAGCATGGCCAAAGGCTTCTGATCTATGAGTATTGCAGCAGTGGCTCTTTACAAGATGCACTACACTCAGATGATGAATTTAAAAGGAAACTTTCCTGGAATGCCCGCATTAGGATGGCACTTGGAGCTGCTAGGGCCTTAGA GTATTTGCACGAGGTCTGTCAGCCACCTGTCATACACAGAAATTTTAAGTCTGCCAATGTTCTTCTTGATGATGATCTTGATGTGCGTGTTTCGGATTGTGGTTTGGCTTCGTTAATATCATCAGGGGCTGTCAGTCAG TTGTCAGGCCAGCTGCTAACAGCCTATGGTTACGGGGCTCCAGAATTTGAATCAGGAATTTATACTGTCCAGAGTGATGTTTACAGCTTTGGTGTGGTCATGCTAGAACTTTTAACAGGCCGGAAGTCCCTTGACAG GACACGGAATCGAGGTGAGCAATTTCTGGTGAGATGGGCAATCCCCCAGCTCCATGACATCGACACATTGTCAAAAATGGTTGATCCCTCTCTTAATGGAGAATACTCTGCCAAATCTTTATCACACTTTGCCGATATCATTTCCCGCTGTGTTCAG TCTGAACCAGAATTCAGGCCACCAATGTCTGAGGTTGTCCAGGATCTAACAGACATGATAAGGAGAGACCGCCCCAGCAAAGAATCAATCAGTGACTGA
- the LOC133706234 gene encoding uncharacterized protein LOC133706234 produces the protein MVCFCFLVDQTRKVRRSKPAAGICSRCGGGASVADMKTCTRFCYVPFYWKSWRAIMCTFCGAVLKSYH, from the coding sequence AtggtttgcttttgttttcttgttgatCAGACCCGGAAGGTGAGAAGAAGCAAGCCGGCAGCCGGAATTTGTTCAAGGTGTGGTGGTGGAGCAAGTGTAGCTGATATGAAAACTTGTACAAGATTTTGCTATGTGCCATTTTATTGGAAATCTTGGAGAGCTATCATGTGTACTTTCTGTGGAGCTGTACTCAAATCTTACCActga
- the LOC133667888 gene encoding secretory carrier-associated membrane protein 1 isoform X1, giving the protein MSRYDSNPFEEEEVNPFADQGGKGKGSGQSNYGGGAFYMPNPGSVPPATSRLSPLPHEPYDRGATIDIPLDSGKELKAKEKELQAKEAELKRREQELKRKEDAIARAGIVIEDKNWPPFFPIIHHDIGNEIPIHLQKIQYVAFTTFLGLFVCLSWNIVAVTTAWIKGEGPTIWFLAIIYFISGVPGGYVMWYRPLYRAMRTDSALKFGWFLLAYLLHIGFCIFAAVAPPIVFKGKSLAGILPAIDLMGSHALVGIFYFIGFGFFCVESLLSVWVIQQVYMYFRGSGKAAEMKREAATRTMMAAL; this is encoded by the exons ATGAGTCGGTACGATTCGAACCCgttcgaagaagaagaagtcaatCCTTTCGCT GATCAAGGAGGAAAGGGGAAAGGATCAGGGCAGTCAAATTATGGCGGAGGCGCGTTTTATATGCCT AATCCCGGAAGTGTCCCCCCTGCAACTTCAAGGCTTTCACCCCTTCCTCACGAACCTTATGATCGTGGTGCAACCATAGATATTCCCCTTGATTCTGGAAAA GAATTAAAAGCTAAGGAGAAGGAACTCCAAGCGAAAGAGGCTGAATTGAAGAGGAGGGAACAG gaACTAAAACGGAAGGAAGATGCAATAGCACGTG CTGGAATTGTAATAGAGGACAAGAATTGGCCACCATTTTTTCCGATTATCCATCATGACATTGGAAATGAAATTCCAATCCACCTACAGAAGATTCAGTATGTTGCATTCACAACATTTTTGg GTTTATTTGTCTGTCTTTCATGGAATATTGTAGCTGTTACCACAGCCTGGATAAAAGGGGAAG GTCCAACAATTTGGTTTCTTGCTATCATCTACTTCATATCAGGGGTTCCTGGAGGCTATGTTATGTGGTATCGCCCTCTTTATCGTGCAATGAG GACAGATAGTGCTCTGAAGTTTGGATGGTTTCTCTTGGCTTACCTG CTTCACATTGGCTTTTGCATCTTTGCTGCTGTTGCCCCCCCAATTGTTTTCAAGGGGAAATCTCTTGC GGGTATTTTGCCTGCTATTGATCTTATGGGCAGCCATGCTTTAGTTGGG ATATTCTACTTTATTGGATTTGGATTCTTCTGCGTTGAATCACTCCTCAGTGTCTGGGTTATTCAG CAAGTCTACATGTATTTCCGAGGTAGTGGAAAAGCTGCAGAGATGAAGCGGGAGGCCGCAACAAGGACCATGATGGCTGCCCTATGA
- the LOC133667888 gene encoding secretory carrier-associated membrane protein 1 isoform X2 → MSRYDSNPFEEEEVNPFANPGSVPPATSRLSPLPHEPYDRGATIDIPLDSGKELKAKEKELQAKEAELKRREQELKRKEDAIARAGIVIEDKNWPPFFPIIHHDIGNEIPIHLQKIQYVAFTTFLGLFVCLSWNIVAVTTAWIKGEGPTIWFLAIIYFISGVPGGYVMWYRPLYRAMRTDSALKFGWFLLAYLLHIGFCIFAAVAPPIVFKGKSLAGILPAIDLMGSHALVGIFYFIGFGFFCVESLLSVWVIQQVYMYFRGSGKAAEMKREAATRTMMAAL, encoded by the exons ATGAGTCGGTACGATTCGAACCCgttcgaagaagaagaagtcaatCCTTTCGCT AATCCCGGAAGTGTCCCCCCTGCAACTTCAAGGCTTTCACCCCTTCCTCACGAACCTTATGATCGTGGTGCAACCATAGATATTCCCCTTGATTCTGGAAAA GAATTAAAAGCTAAGGAGAAGGAACTCCAAGCGAAAGAGGCTGAATTGAAGAGGAGGGAACAG gaACTAAAACGGAAGGAAGATGCAATAGCACGTG CTGGAATTGTAATAGAGGACAAGAATTGGCCACCATTTTTTCCGATTATCCATCATGACATTGGAAATGAAATTCCAATCCACCTACAGAAGATTCAGTATGTTGCATTCACAACATTTTTGg GTTTATTTGTCTGTCTTTCATGGAATATTGTAGCTGTTACCACAGCCTGGATAAAAGGGGAAG GTCCAACAATTTGGTTTCTTGCTATCATCTACTTCATATCAGGGGTTCCTGGAGGCTATGTTATGTGGTATCGCCCTCTTTATCGTGCAATGAG GACAGATAGTGCTCTGAAGTTTGGATGGTTTCTCTTGGCTTACCTG CTTCACATTGGCTTTTGCATCTTTGCTGCTGTTGCCCCCCCAATTGTTTTCAAGGGGAAATCTCTTGC GGGTATTTTGCCTGCTATTGATCTTATGGGCAGCCATGCTTTAGTTGGG ATATTCTACTTTATTGGATTTGGATTCTTCTGCGTTGAATCACTCCTCAGTGTCTGGGTTATTCAG CAAGTCTACATGTATTTCCGAGGTAGTGGAAAAGCTGCAGAGATGAAGCGGGAGGCCGCAACAAGGACCATGATGGCTGCCCTATGA
- the LOC133667887 gene encoding protein STRUBBELIG-RECEPTOR FAMILY 3-like isoform X1 has translation MGVKRSGKREDLNLEIYGKFFTAFVLICTARISVGVTNPSDVTAINSLYLSLGSPVLPGWVSIGGDPCGEGWQGVLCNVSEIQSIVLNGANLGGELGDNLGMFASIRSIDLSNNHIGGSIPSNLPVTMQTFFLADNNFTGSIPDSLSSLTLLKDMSLNDNFLSGEIPDAFQSLPGLINLDLSNNNLSGQLPSSFVDLASLTTLRLQDNQLSGTLDVLQDLPLRDLNIENNLFSGPIPDKLLAIPNFRKDGNPFNSSTSPVPAPMSPPPSTPPPPSAPPPPSTPTPPFWIPPSPPSRKTPGKQADGPSSAEETNSGGKQFLTTKRLVWISIAGVLLFVILALALGLLIPKCSRTRKEASRIFKRHQVGAYKGNRENPRDNGSSAQPTNQIEKVPKETLQQPKEDHPKPQNVHKRNEPKMDLALKRDDYLIDVSRLDSDFTLPPPPPPPPPPPPPPPPPPVENVIVKPNVPAEASSGKPSRKTRTFLTSAKSFTIASLQQYTKSFSQENLIGEGMLGSVYRAQLPDGKLLAVKKLDKRTAEQQKENEFIELVNNIDRIRHANVVELMGYCAEHGQRLLIYEYCSSGSLQDALHSDDEFKRKLSWNARIRMALGAARALEYLHEVCQPPVIHRNFKSANVLLDDDLDVRVSDCGLASLISSGAVSQLSGQLLTAYGYGAPEFESGIYTVQSDVYSFGVVMLELLTGRKSLDRTRNRGEQFLVRWAIPQLHDIDTLSKMVDPSLNGEYSAKSLSHFADIISRCVQSEPEFRPPMSEVVQDLTDMIRRDRPSKESISD, from the exons ATGGGAGTCAAGAGATCTGGTAAAAGAGAGGACTTGAATTTGGAGATCTATGGAAAGTTTTTTACCGCGTTTGTTTTGATCTGCACAGCAAGAATTTCAGTTGGTGTTACTAATCCAAGTGATG TTACTGCAATTAATAGCTTATACCTTTCTCTGGGATCTCCTGTACTGCCTGGGTGGGTCAGCATTGGGGGAGATCCGTGCGGTGAAGGGTGGCAAGGCGTTCTATGTAATGTTTCAGAAATACAATCCAT AGTTCTTAATGGTGCAAATTTGGGAGGAGAACTCGGTGATAACCTGGGAATGTTTGCTTCTATCAGATCAAT AGATCTAAGCAACAACCATATAGGGGGGAGTATTCCGTCCAATCTGCCTGTTACCATGCAAACCTT TTTTCTTGCAGACAATAACTTCACCGGAAGCATCCCAGATTCTCTATCATCTTTAACTCTATTGAAAGACAT GTCtcttaatgataattttttaagtggAGAGATACCGGATGCCTTTCAATCTCTTCCAGGGTTGATCAACTT AGACTTGTCCAACAACAATTTGAGTGGACAGTTGCCTTCTTCTTTCGTAGATTTGGCTAGTCTTACAACCCT ACGCTTGCAGGACAATCAGCTGTCTGGGACCCTGGATGTTCTACAAGATCTTCCCCTGAGAGATTT GAATATAGAGAATAACCTGTTCTCAGGACCCATACCTGACAAGCTCCTGGCCATCCCAAATTTCAG AAAAGATGGCAATCCATTCAATTCATCCACTTCTCCAGTACCTGCACCCATGTCCCCACCACCATcgacaccaccaccaccatcagcaccaccaccaccttcaaCACCAACACCACCATTTTGGATCCCACCATCTCCTCCTTCTCGAAAAACACCTGGGAAGCAGGCTGATGGGCCGTCTTCAGCAGAGGAAACGAATTCTGGAGGAAAACAATTTTTAACTACTAAAAGATTAGTTTGGATATCCATTGCAGGGGTATTGTTGTTTGTAATACTGGCATTAGCACTTGGGCTTCTTATTCCAAAATGTAGCAGAACAAGGAAGGAGGCCAGTAGAATTTTCAAGCGGCATCAAGTTGGTGCTTATAAAGGCAACAGAGAGAACCCAAGGGACAATGGATCCTCAGCCCAACCAactaatcaaattgaaaaag TTCCGAAGGAGACTTTACAGCAGCCAAAAGAGGACCATCCAAAGCCGCAAAATGTGCACAAGAGAAATGAACCTAAAATGGACCTTGCACTAAAGAGGGATGATTATTTAATAGACGTGAGCAGACTAGATTCAGATTTCACGCTGCCTCCGCCGCcgcctccacctccaccaccaccaccacctcctcctccacccCCTGTTGAGAATGTCATTGTTAAGCCAAATGTTCCAGCTGAAGCAAGCTCAGGGAAGCCTTCTCGTAAAACTCGGACCTTCCTCACTTCTGCTAAGTCTTTCACCATTGCATCGCTTCAACAATACACAAAAAGCTTTTCTCAAGAAAATCTCATAGGAGAAGGCATGCTGGGAAGTGTTTATAGGGCACAGCTTCCTGATGGAAAG CTTCTTGCTGTCAAGAAACTTGATAAGAGGACTGCAGAGCAGCAGAAGGAGAATGAGTTTATTGAATTGGTTAACAATATTGATCGGATCCGACATGCTAATGTCGTTGAGCTCATGGGTTACTGTGCAGAGCATGGCCAAAGGCTTCTGATCTATGAGTATTGCAGCAGTGGCTCTTTACAAGATGCACTACACTCAGATGATGAATTTAAAAGGAAACTTTCCTGGAATGCCCGCATTAGGATGGCACTTGGAGCTGCTAGGGCCTTAGA GTATTTGCACGAGGTCTGTCAGCCACCTGTCATACACAGAAATTTTAAGTCTGCCAATGTTCTTCTTGATGATGATCTTGATGTGCGTGTTTCGGATTGTGGTTTGGCTTCGTTAATATCATCAGGGGCTGTCAGTCAG TTGTCAGGCCAGCTGCTAACAGCCTATGGTTACGGGGCTCCAGAATTTGAATCAGGAATTTATACTGTCCAGAGTGATGTTTACAGCTTTGGTGTGGTCATGCTAGAACTTTTAACAGGCCGGAAGTCCCTTGACAG GACACGGAATCGAGGTGAGCAATTTCTGGTGAGATGGGCAATCCCCCAGCTCCATGACATCGACACATTGTCAAAAATGGTTGATCCCTCTCTTAATGGAGAATACTCTGCCAAATCTTTATCACACTTTGCCGATATCATTTCCCGCTGTGTTCAG TCTGAACCAGAATTCAGGCCACCAATGTCTGAGGTTGTCCAGGATCTAACAGACATGATAAGGAGAGACCGCCCCAGCAAAGAATCAATCAGTGACTGA